The genome window CCCCTGGTCGTGGTACATGGCCACCACGAAACGGTACATCCCCCGTGCCGCCCTCGGGAAGACCACGTCGGCCGGCAGCGGCCCGACCACGGGAATGCCCTCCTGCTCCGCCCGGCGCACCGCAGGCCCGATGATGGTCTGCTCCTCGTCTCCGAACAGGCCCCCTTCGCTTGCGTGCGGGTTGAGGCCGGCCACGGCGACCAGCGCCTGTTCCTCTCCCAGGGCACGAGCCAGGTAGTGAGCCAGGCGAATCTGGTTGAGCACCCGGTTCTCCGTGATCATCGTCAGGGCTTCCCGAAGCGCCACGTGCGTGGTCACATGAAACACGAACAGCCCCCGAGCCGACAGTACCAGCGAGTACTGGCGCACGCCAAACCCCTCGGCCAGCATCTCCGTGTGCCCCGGGTACGAGAAGCCCGCCCGGTGCATGGCCTCCTTGTTGAGAGGGGCGGTCACGATCCCGGCCACGGTGCCCTCCCGGGCCAACCGGATGGCCTCCTGCACGAACTCCACCGCGCCCCGCCCCGCCTCGGCCGACACCTTCCCACGTTCCACGGGGCCCAGGTCGCGCCCCGGCTGCAAGATGTCGATGACCCCGGGTTCCCACCGCGCCTCTTGCACCGATGCGACGCGATTCACGGCCGCGGGGCCGTCACCCGGCCAGAACGCCAGGTCGCGCTTCAACGCCCCCGCGTCACCGATGACCAGCGGACGGCAGACCTGGTGAACGTGCGCCCGGGCCAGGGCCTTGACCACGATTTCAGGCCCGACACCGGCCACGTCGCCCATCGTGATGGCGAGCACCGGGCGCCCCCGCGCGGCGCCTCCCGAGTCCACGGTTGACCTCACCCCTTCGTTGGCGCTCTGCTCCCGCCGCCCGCAGGTGGACTCAGGCCCGTTCGACGAGGTAGCGGGCGGCATCCACCAGTGCCTCCGGTTTGCCGAAGCCCCCGGCTTTGGTGACCACCGGCATGCCGGGCAGGCTCCCTCCGCTGATCGTTCCATACGGAATGCCCGGAGAGACCTCGGAGAGCAGGTCGACGCCGGGTGCGCCCAGCCTGTCCATGACGGCCCGGGCGGTGTCTCCGCCCGTCAGCACCATGCCGGCCAGGCGGTCCCGTGCTTTGGTGGCCACCCCCACTGCGACGTCCGCGATGGCCCGGGCGAGATGGGCCGGCACCTGGTCAGGGGATAACCCGGCCGCCACACCCTCGCGCCGGGCCGTCTCCACGTCGGCTTGATCGCCCGGCGTACTGACCGCCACCGATTGCCCTGCAGCCACTGCCTCGACGGCCTGGCTGACCGCACGATCTCGCCAGGTTGTCCAGGCCCGCCCGCCATGGAGAGCGGCACGCAGGTCCAGCACGACCGTCACCCAGCCAGGCTGTGCGCTCAGCTTCGCCAGCTGAGCCCGGGAGGTGGGATTGACCGACCCGCAGGCCATGAGCACGGACCGGCTGGCCGAGGTCGAGGCCGCCCCATCACGGCGCTCGCGAGCGGCCAGCAGGGTCGCGACCGGCTGCGCAAGGCCTGCCGATCCCGCCAGCAGCACGCCCTCACCCATGCCGGCCGCCGCCTCGGCGATGACGGCCAGGTCGGCGTCGCTGACCGCGTCCACCACCACAGTCGTTGGCCCCTGGGTCGCCATGCCGTCCAGGGCCTGCCTCACGGCCGCCGCTCCCTGCTCCACGGTGGTCAGGGAGATGTGGGCCACCCGATGGCGCGACTGGCTCGTCACGAGCGCGGGGATGTGGCTTTGCCGGACCGGGCTGACCGGGTCCCTGCCGATGGCGGTGCGCGCCACCGGCTGCCCATCGACCAGGAGAAAGCCGCCGACCACCGTCCTGCCGTTGGCCGGGAAGGCCGGGCACAGCACCGCCAGCCGCACGCCGCCCCCGTCGAGCAGGGCGTCCAGTTCGGCTCCGATGTTGCCGCGCAGCGTGGAGTCCGTCTTCTTGTAAATGGGGCGGCCCCCGGCCTCGAGGAGCCGCCGCACCGTCTGCAAGACGGCACGATGGGCATCCTCGGGCCGGGCGGCCCGGCTCTCCGTGTTGACGACGACCACGTCGGCGTCCATGAGGCTGGCGGCATCCCAGGCTCCGACCAGAGAGCGCGTCTTCAAACCGGCCCGGGCGAACTGCACGCCCGT of Bacillota bacterium contains these proteins:
- the pdxA gene encoding 4-hydroxythreonine-4-phosphate dehydrogenase PdxA, with protein sequence MGDVAGVGPEIVVKALARAHVHQVCRPLVIGDAGALKRDLAFWPGDGPAAVNRVASVQEARWEPGVIDILQPGRDLGPVERGKVSAEAGRGAVEFVQEAIRLAREGTVAGIVTAPLNKEAMHRAGFSYPGHTEMLAEGFGVRQYSLVLSARGLFVFHVTTHVALREALTMITENRVLNQIRLAHYLARALGEEQALVAVAGLNPHASEGGLFGDEEQTIIGPAVRRAEQEGIPVVGPLPADVVFPRAARGMYRFVVAMYHDQGHAVFKSLYFDEGVNLTVGLPVIRTSVDHGTAFDIAGKGAAREDSLVQAIELAARLGPK
- a CDS encoding four-carbon acid sugar kinase family protein, whose amino-acid sequence is MGRRETPSRSAPRGAARRFYAVVADDLTGAGDTGVQFARAGLKTRSLVGAWDAASLMDADVVVVNTESRAARPEDAHRAVLQTVRRLLEAGGRPIYKKTDSTLRGNIGAELDALLDGGGVRLAVLCPAFPANGRTVVGGFLLVDGQPVARTAIGRDPVSPVRQSHIPALVTSQSRHRVAHISLTTVEQGAAAVRQALDGMATQGPTTVVVDAVSDADLAVIAEAAAGMGEGVLLAGSAGLAQPVATLLAARERRDGAASTSASRSVLMACGSVNPTSRAQLAKLSAQPGWVTVVLDLRAALHGGRAWTTWRDRAVSQAVEAVAAGQSVAVSTPGDQADVETARREGVAAGLSPDQVPAHLARAIADVAVGVATKARDRLAGMVLTGGDTARAVMDRLGAPGVDLLSEVSPGIPYGTISGGSLPGMPVVTKAGGFGKPEALVDAARYLVERA